One window of Thermocoleostomius sinensis A174 genomic DNA carries:
- a CDS encoding ATP-binding protein, which yields MVLDQSIDPTPVNARSSDVFDLFNFKHYAGPNPYLDRGAFVFDFALSGYGEPLPLERYVEAIGHCYPHILEQHREQHYESLAQLVAQTAIEVGKLNMNLHGEHWAVHTLHPSDDIADRSHRSVSRIAIESIHESTSRGVAYAVWDWLESLNRDVPFQLEAQIELLQTRFRRSVYGGPTVYALLRSAHAKGIPAFYLPDEGLMQYGYGRNQVRGVATTFNRDSHLDSDFTTRKDDCKAFLATLGFPVPKGDIVRTYDEALQVIEQIGYPVAVKPVVGHKGIGVTADVHTDADLEFAFDRALEAHPEGQPIRIIVEQSISGFDFRLLCVDGKFVAATERRPASVVGDGKSTIAELIERENAKPERLDTPTSPLGKILKDEAMERYLAEQYLSLSTVLDPGEEIYLRKVANLSAGGLSIDATDRVHPDNIILAQDVAQHFDLVCLGIDVLTADIARSWKDGQFGIVEINAAPGVYMHLKPAVGKSVNVTDRILETFFTRPEDAHIPILSFNYVSVRELEELIDQITMKHPTWTIGAVCRDAVFINRSQKQMGGAYNTKIQSLLRHPKLDLLIAEYREDVLEQEGCFYDFSDIVILDDPTETEWMLVRNLRHNGTVVIKQGRTISVRSRGLVNRYELGEEEPFKRVYWKEIAAIL from the coding sequence ATGGTTCTAGATCAATCGATCGACCCAACTCCGGTGAATGCTCGAAGCAGTGATGTGTTTGATTTGTTCAACTTCAAGCATTATGCCGGACCCAATCCCTATCTAGACCGGGGGGCGTTTGTGTTCGATTTTGCACTCTCAGGCTATGGCGAGCCGTTGCCACTAGAGCGTTACGTTGAGGCGATCGGACACTGTTATCCTCACATTCTGGAGCAGCACCGTGAGCAACACTATGAATCCTTGGCACAGTTAGTCGCTCAAACGGCGATCGAAGTAGGCAAGCTGAATATGAATTTGCATGGCGAGCATTGGGCGGTGCACACCCTCCATCCTTCTGATGATATAGCCGATCGCTCCCATCGCTCCGTGAGTCGAATTGCGATCGAGTCGATTCATGAATCCACCAGTCGAGGGGTAGCATATGCGGTGTGGGATTGGCTGGAATCATTGAATCGGGATGTGCCGTTTCAACTTGAAGCGCAAATTGAACTGCTGCAAACCCGCTTTCGGCGATCGGTCTATGGTGGGCCAACGGTATATGCACTGCTGCGCTCGGCTCATGCCAAAGGGATTCCTGCTTTTTACCTTCCCGACGAGGGACTGATGCAGTATGGCTATGGTCGTAATCAAGTGCGCGGTGTGGCCACTACGTTTAACCGCGATAGCCACCTCGACTCGGACTTCACCACTCGTAAGGACGACTGCAAAGCATTTTTGGCAACGCTGGGATTTCCGGTTCCCAAAGGCGATATTGTCCGAACCTATGATGAAGCGCTGCAAGTGATAGAACAGATTGGCTATCCGGTGGCGGTAAAACCCGTGGTGGGTCACAAAGGTATTGGCGTAACGGCAGATGTGCACACCGATGCAGACCTGGAATTTGCCTTCGATCGCGCCTTGGAAGCGCACCCAGAGGGACAGCCGATTCGGATCATTGTGGAGCAAAGCATCTCAGGATTTGATTTTCGCCTGCTGTGTGTGGATGGCAAGTTCGTGGCGGCCACCGAACGTCGTCCGGCCTCGGTGGTGGGCGATGGCAAATCGACGATCGCGGAATTGATTGAACGGGAAAACGCCAAACCCGAACGCCTGGATACACCCACTTCACCGCTGGGAAAAATCCTCAAGGACGAAGCGATGGAGCGCTATTTGGCGGAGCAGTATCTGTCGCTATCTACAGTGCTTGATCCAGGTGAAGAGATTTATTTACGCAAGGTTGCCAACCTCTCGGCGGGGGGACTCAGCATTGATGCCACCGATCGTGTTCATCCTGATAACATCATCTTGGCGCAGGATGTGGCACAGCATTTTGATCTAGTTTGCCTTGGTATTGATGTATTGACGGCTGATATTGCTCGATCGTGGAAAGACGGTCAGTTTGGCATTGTTGAAATTAATGCGGCTCCGGGGGTGTATATGCACTTGAAGCCCGCTGTAGGCAAAAGTGTCAACGTGACCGATCGCATTCTTGAAACCTTCTTTACTCGCCCTGAAGATGCGCACATTCCCATTCTCAGCTTCAACTATGTCTCGGTACGAGAACTAGAAGAACTCATCGATCAGATCACGATGAAACATCCTACGTGGACGATCGGGGCGGTTTGTCGTGATGCTGTGTTCATTAATCGATCGCAAAAACAAATGGGTGGAGCATACAACACCAAGATTCAAAGCCTGCTGCGCCATCCTAAGCTCGATCTGCTGATCGCCGAATACCGGGAAGATGTGTTGGAACAAGAGGGGTGTTTCTATGACTTCAGCGATATTGTGATTTTGGACGATCCCACCGAAACAGAATGGATGCTGGTGCGGAATCTGCGCCACAACGGTACGGTGGTAATTAAACAAGGAAGAACGATTTCGGTACGCAGTCGAGGCTTGGTCAATCGCTATGAACTAGGTGAAGAGGAACCGTTTAAGCGGGTGTATTGGAAAGAAATTGCCGCTATTTTGTAG
- a CDS encoding energy-coupling factor transporter transmembrane component T family protein produces the protein MTFGIYIARKSPIHALSASTKLLGLTIASVLVFSVSHLVALGGMLLIGVGLLRLASLPLQAVWQQLRPVMPLLLAILLIQGLLDSWYTGWVALLRFASLILLATIVTLTTRVSDLIEVIERGLEPLQGFGVRPKQVSFLLALSIRLVPLLLQQFQEIQQAQQARGLDRNGLALLVPLLVKTLRMADDLSEALDARGFDGEG, from the coding sequence ATGACCTTTGGAATCTATATTGCGCGCAAATCACCCATTCATGCGCTTTCTGCCTCAACCAAACTCCTGGGGCTAACGATCGCCAGTGTTTTGGTCTTTTCAGTGTCTCACCTTGTTGCTCTAGGGGGCATGCTACTTATTGGAGTGGGGCTGTTGAGGCTGGCAAGCCTACCACTACAAGCAGTTTGGCAACAGCTACGTCCGGTTATGCCCTTGCTGCTGGCAATTTTGCTCATTCAAGGACTGCTGGATAGCTGGTACACCGGATGGGTTGCATTGCTACGGTTTGCTAGTTTGATCCTGTTAGCCACGATTGTCACATTAACCACTCGCGTTTCTGATTTGATTGAGGTAATCGAACGAGGATTAGAGCCTTTGCAAGGGTTCGGTGTGCGTCCCAAGCAGGTCAGTTTTCTGCTGGCGCTGTCCATCCGCCTCGTGCCGCTGCTGCTGCAACAATTTCAAGAAATTCAGCAAGCCCAACAAGCGCGTGGACTCGATCGCAACGGTCTAGCATTGTTGGTTCCCCTATTGGTTAAAACGCTGCGCATGGCCGATGACCTAAGCGAAGCGCTGGATGCACGAGGGTTTGATGGAGAAGGATGA
- a CDS encoding energy-coupling factor ABC transporter ATP-binding protein codes for MIEVAAVCHRVDDREILKHITLTLTEQRIGIVGSNGSGKSSFVRLLNGLLIPEQGNVWINGLNTRQHAKTIRRQVGFVFQNPDHQIVFPIVEEDLAFGLKHRAKYLNLSKLDIARTIDAILKRYNLEHLRHQPTYLLSGGEKQLLAIASVVVMNPQIIIFDEPTTLLDLRNRNRIQQVLQELEQMLIVVSHDLDLLQAFDRVLVFEAGEIVMDGPPAIALPYYVQLMT; via the coding sequence ATGATCGAGGTTGCTGCCGTTTGCCATCGCGTGGACGATCGAGAAATTCTGAAGCACATTACCCTGACATTGACCGAGCAACGCATTGGGATTGTTGGTAGTAATGGTTCTGGAAAAAGCTCGTTCGTGCGATTGTTAAATGGATTATTGATACCTGAACAGGGCAATGTATGGATTAACGGATTGAACACACGCCAGCACGCCAAGACAATTCGACGACAGGTTGGATTCGTTTTTCAAAATCCCGATCATCAAATTGTATTTCCCATTGTGGAAGAAGATCTGGCGTTTGGATTGAAACATCGAGCAAAATATTTGAATCTATCTAAGCTAGACATTGCAAGGACGATTGATGCGATTCTGAAGCGATATAATCTAGAACATTTGCGACATCAACCTACATATCTATTAAGTGGTGGCGAAAAGCAACTGTTGGCCATTGCTTCTGTGGTGGTGATGAACCCACAAATCATTATTTTTGATGAGCCAACAACATTACTCGATCTGCGCAATCGCAATCGCATTCAACAGGTATTACAAGAATTAGAGCAAATGTTGATTGTGGTGTCTCATGACCTCGATCTGCTGCAAGCTTTCGATCGAGTATTGGTATTTGAAGCTGGGGAAATTGTCATGGATGGGCCACCAGCGATCGCGTTGCCCTATTATGTGCAGTTAATGACCTGA
- a CDS encoding photosystem II S4 domain protein, protein MLPREDLLKSIENRDTAVRVVDLAEQAIKTWEVVCTDFLSPPELADVQQMFSRLTEVEILAWGGYPQAERQRVAIARSDLPLDSSQVAIAAISVAGNFLFDPATHRDFLGAMLGTGIVREKVGDILVLGERGAQALVVPEMVEFLEMNLTQVRSVPVKTQRIDFSELKIREPKKKELTTVEASLRLDAIASAGFGMSRNKMAELITGGDVRVNWKEITQSSYQVKSGDLIAIRGKGRLEVGDVALTKKERYRVQLTRLV, encoded by the coding sequence ATGCTGCCACGGGAAGATCTACTGAAGTCTATTGAAAATCGAGACACTGCTGTGCGAGTGGTGGATTTGGCTGAACAAGCCATCAAAACGTGGGAGGTTGTGTGCACTGATTTTCTGTCACCACCTGAATTAGCTGATGTACAGCAAATGTTTAGTCGGTTAACCGAGGTGGAAATACTGGCATGGGGCGGCTATCCTCAGGCAGAACGCCAACGAGTCGCGATTGCTCGATCGGACTTACCTCTAGATTCCTCACAGGTCGCCATAGCAGCCATCAGCGTTGCGGGCAATTTCTTGTTTGACCCCGCCACTCATCGCGATTTTTTGGGAGCCATGCTCGGTACAGGTATTGTGCGCGAGAAGGTGGGCGATATTCTAGTGTTGGGCGAACGAGGGGCCCAAGCGCTCGTGGTTCCAGAGATGGTGGAATTTCTGGAGATGAACTTAACGCAGGTGCGATCGGTGCCAGTGAAAACGCAGCGGATTGATTTCAGTGAACTCAAGATTCGTGAACCCAAAAAGAAAGAACTAACCACCGTAGAAGCGTCTCTACGATTAGATGCGATTGCCTCGGCGGGATTTGGCATGTCTCGAAATAAAATGGCGGAATTGATTACGGGTGGAGACGTGCGGGTAAATTGGAAGGAAATTACCCAATCCAGCTATCAAGTTAAATCGGGAGATCTAATTGCCATTCGCGGCAAAGGTCGTTTGGAAGTTGGCGACGTGGCCCTCACCAAAAAAGAGCGCTATCGGGTTCAATTGACTCGCCTTGTCTGA
- a CDS encoding COP23 domain-containing protein, producing MRHSDCFQWFALVPTAALLVAIGSTSPAQANDHPLRLDGAPVQEQLDSSDDFLVEDNSYIDVYTFTGQAGQRVIITMTSNALDSYLILLDPDGNSIAQDDDSAGNLDAQIDIVLPVDGVYRVYANSYSGGLQGPYTLQASMVAADTIAVTTTNQSRYFCQQDGEVPLTMARSRRRNETFPLIQWTSDWAPAPYSPTERCQAVSTRLADIHARRDRLILTAGTLNNQPVVCVANSRDEARQGICATDGLILTTRTRLEAEDLIRGLQISFTQIVAGTSPDIVPATNTREDTTPYIDLSDF from the coding sequence ATGAGACACTCTGATTGCTTCCAATGGTTTGCCCTTGTCCCTACTGCTGCGCTGCTTGTGGCGATCGGCAGTACCTCTCCTGCCCAAGCGAATGACCACCCATTGCGACTGGACGGTGCTCCCGTTCAAGAACAACTGGATTCCAGCGATGATTTTTTGGTGGAAGACAATAGCTATATCGATGTCTATACCTTTACCGGACAAGCAGGGCAACGGGTGATTATTACCATGACTAGTAATGCCCTAGATTCTTACCTAATTTTGCTAGATCCAGACGGCAACAGCATTGCTCAAGATGACGATAGTGCTGGCAATCTTGATGCCCAAATTGATATAGTGCTACCCGTTGATGGGGTGTATCGGGTCTATGCCAACTCCTACAGCGGTGGGCTGCAAGGTCCTTACACGCTACAAGCGTCAATGGTTGCCGCAGACACGATAGCAGTCACTACAACCAATCAATCGCGCTATTTCTGTCAGCAGGATGGCGAAGTGCCCCTCACCATGGCCCGCTCTCGTCGCCGCAATGAGACATTTCCATTGATTCAGTGGACTTCTGATTGGGCCCCTGCTCCCTATTCGCCTACAGAACGTTGTCAAGCCGTTTCAACCCGTTTAGCCGACATTCATGCCCGTCGCGATCGGCTAATTCTCACCGCAGGAACACTTAACAATCAACCCGTTGTCTGTGTAGCGAACAGTCGAGATGAGGCACGACAGGGGATTTGTGCCACCGATGGGCTAATTTTGACAACGCGCACTCGTCTCGAGGCAGAAGACCTGATTCGCGGACTACAAATTAGCTTCACCCAAATTGTGGCAGGAACATCACCCGATATTGTACCGGCAACTAACACCCGCGAAGATACGACTCCCTATATTGACCTCAGCGATTTCTAG
- a CDS encoding extracellular solute-binding protein produces the protein MSAQTTDEGYPMNRRSFLMAASMLALTHGLGLTGCGRPSQGSVRVRLLNRSVPVQLLREFQRRNDPAENLNFLSSEQLADLYDLLQRWQGAETTEEQRPTPIADLLTLGDVWLTPAIQQGLIQPLNLSQVDGWQPLANQEIWRTLVQRDQQGQPSPEGEIWAAPYRWGTMMIAYQAELFAEQGWILPTDWGDLWRPEFARRISLLDSPRSVIGLTLKKLGQSVNTADLAAVANLEPELAALHQQVKVYSSDAYLQPLILQDTALAVGWSTEILPLVRRDRRIAAVVPASGTILTADLWVQPASVPTLTSNDTTNEETNEETVERSTLLQQWLAFCWEPSIATQLSVLSSGISPIFFNSDRSQLPAALQESEQLLPSAKVLQQSEFLLPLPESAIDQYRRLWEAVRLGKSR, from the coding sequence GTGTCTGCCCAAACCACTGATGAAGGATACCCAATGAACCGTCGATCGTTCTTGATGGCCGCCAGTATGCTGGCCCTTACCCACGGACTGGGATTAACCGGATGCGGCCGTCCAAGTCAGGGGTCGGTACGGGTCAGGCTGTTGAATCGATCGGTGCCTGTCCAGCTTTTGAGGGAGTTTCAACGGCGTAACGATCCAGCCGAGAATTTGAATTTCCTCAGCAGTGAACAACTTGCAGATTTATACGACCTGCTGCAACGGTGGCAAGGGGCTGAAACAACCGAGGAGCAACGTCCCACCCCGATCGCAGATTTATTAACACTAGGAGATGTTTGGCTGACTCCTGCCATTCAACAAGGGTTGATTCAGCCGTTGAATTTGAGTCAGGTAGACGGTTGGCAACCGCTGGCTAATCAAGAAATTTGGCGAACGTTAGTGCAACGCGATCAACAGGGGCAACCCAGCCCAGAGGGGGAAATTTGGGCAGCGCCCTATCGTTGGGGCACGATGATGATTGCTTATCAAGCAGAATTGTTTGCTGAACAGGGATGGATACTCCCCACCGATTGGGGCGATCTGTGGCGACCAGAGTTCGCTCGGCGGATTTCGCTTTTGGACAGCCCGCGATCGGTGATTGGACTAACGCTCAAGAAGCTCGGTCAATCGGTGAATACAGCAGATTTAGCCGCTGTCGCCAATTTGGAACCGGAATTAGCTGCATTGCATCAACAGGTGAAGGTGTATAGTTCGGACGCCTATTTGCAACCACTGATATTACAAGACACAGCCCTAGCAGTGGGTTGGTCTACGGAAATTTTGCCGTTGGTGAGGCGCGATCGGCGCATTGCAGCGGTGGTTCCTGCCAGCGGCACCATTCTGACGGCTGATTTGTGGGTACAGCCCGCCTCAGTGCCTACTTTGACCAGTAATGACACAACGAATGAAGAAACCAATGAAGAAACCGTTGAACGATCCACATTGTTACAACAATGGCTAGCCTTTTGTTGGGAACCGAGCATTGCTACCCAGCTTTCGGTGCTCAGTTCGGGCATCTCACCAATTTTCTTCAACTCCGATCGCAGTCAGTTACCTGCTGCCCTTCAAGAAAGTGAGCAATTGCTGCCATCCGCCAAAGTATTACAACAGAGCGAGTTTTTGCTGCCGCTGCCAGAATCGGCTATAGATCAGTACCGCCGTTTGTGGGAAGCGGTGCGTCTGGGGAAGTCCCGCTAA
- the gyrA gene encoding DNA gyrase subunit A, whose amino-acid sequence MAEQLSILTSGQVISTALHTEVQRSYLEYAMSVIVGRALPDVRDGLKPVHRRILYAMHELGLTPDRPYRKCARVVGDVLGKYHPHGDQAVYDALVRMVQDFSSRYPLLEGHGNFGSVDDDPPAAMRYTETRLAAIGNEGLLSEIGEATVDFIGNFDNSQQEPIVLPAQLPFLLLNGCSGIAVGMATNVPPHNAGEVIDGLIALIDRPDLPDDELFKLIPAPDFPTGGEIIDTAGIRDAYKTGRGSIPIRGVAKIEEVQLGRGRHRRLAIVVTELPFQVNKAAWIEKIADLVNQGRIEGIIDIRDESDRDGMRVVIELKREAQPALVLDKLYKLTPLQTNFGVIMLALSDGQPRQMPLRELLQQFLRFREETLTRQYRHEFEKAESRSHILEGLLAALEHLDEIIDILRHAPDGGTAKLTMQQRFNFSDRQADAILAMPLRRLTGLERQNLQTEYDELVDRMEELQKLLEHRKELLKALKKDLRALKRRFADERRTRLLSAEEQAAESAELAEIAAEEGSSEQEAVLEFTQRGYVRRFSPKAFQRRQAKQTASPTGTLMEQEDFVTLVEMATIDQEVLVLTRSGKAYSVRIGDIPITGRQSKGTPLVSLLPSTMQGDPETIVTQFVLYPNDVESLDLVMLTRQGRIKRLPLSEFTNLTGRGLSALKLKDDDELMFVTLTEAGEQLLLATSGGRILRLEINDEQVPILGRAAQGQPALRLLKKESLVGCVAVNINDTVVLVTEQGYAKQVRVSSIKPTRRGEIGTYPMQFALKTDALVGLAPGLPGTEIVVLTNEEHLARLAIDDMAYQGRDGSNHRLLKLSRKEKITELSVILLPPSDEETDEDADDEEDGADTD is encoded by the coding sequence ATGGCTGAACAATTGAGCATTCTCACCTCAGGACAGGTGATCTCGACTGCCCTCCACACCGAAGTGCAGCGTTCCTACCTTGAATATGCCATGAGCGTTATTGTAGGACGCGCCCTACCCGATGTGCGAGATGGGTTAAAGCCTGTGCATCGTCGCATTCTCTATGCTATGCATGAACTCGGGTTAACGCCCGATCGCCCCTATCGTAAGTGCGCCCGCGTCGTTGGAGATGTACTGGGTAAATATCACCCGCACGGTGATCAGGCGGTTTATGATGCGCTGGTACGGATGGTCCAAGACTTTTCCAGTCGCTATCCCTTATTGGAAGGACACGGCAACTTTGGCTCGGTGGATGACGACCCGCCTGCCGCCATGCGCTATACCGAAACCCGATTAGCGGCGATCGGCAACGAGGGCTTACTCTCGGAAATTGGCGAAGCCACGGTTGATTTCATCGGCAACTTTGACAATTCGCAGCAAGAGCCAATCGTCCTACCGGCCCAATTACCCTTTTTGCTATTGAACGGCTGTTCTGGGATTGCTGTGGGCATGGCCACGAACGTGCCGCCCCATAATGCCGGTGAAGTCATCGATGGACTCATTGCCCTGATCGATCGCCCGGATTTACCCGATGATGAATTGTTTAAGCTGATTCCGGCTCCTGATTTTCCTACGGGTGGCGAAATTATTGATACGGCTGGAATTCGCGATGCCTACAAAACTGGGCGCGGCAGCATTCCGATTCGCGGTGTGGCCAAGATAGAAGAAGTTCAACTGGGGCGCGGCCGCCACCGTCGCTTGGCGATTGTGGTAACAGAGCTACCCTTCCAGGTCAATAAAGCTGCCTGGATTGAGAAAATTGCTGATCTGGTGAACCAAGGGCGGATTGAGGGCATTATTGACATTCGTGATGAAAGCGATCGCGATGGAATGCGCGTGGTGATTGAACTGAAGCGCGAAGCCCAACCCGCTCTAGTCCTCGATAAGCTCTACAAGCTCACGCCACTGCAAACCAACTTTGGGGTGATCATGCTGGCTTTGTCAGACGGACAACCGCGCCAGATGCCACTGCGTGAGTTATTACAGCAATTTCTTCGGTTTCGCGAAGAAACTCTAACGCGCCAATATCGCCACGAATTCGAGAAAGCTGAAAGCCGATCGCACATCCTAGAAGGATTGTTGGCTGCACTGGAACACTTGGACGAAATCATCGATATTTTGCGGCATGCCCCAGATGGCGGCACGGCTAAACTGACGATGCAACAACGGTTTAATTTCAGCGATCGACAAGCTGATGCCATTTTAGCCATGCCCTTGCGACGGTTAACCGGACTCGAGCGGCAGAACCTCCAAACTGAATATGATGAACTGGTCGATCGGATGGAGGAATTGCAAAAACTATTGGAGCATCGCAAAGAACTGCTGAAAGCCTTGAAAAAAGATCTGCGGGCCCTGAAGCGACGGTTTGCGGATGAACGACGAACTCGCTTATTGAGTGCTGAGGAACAAGCCGCGGAATCAGCAGAGTTAGCGGAAATTGCTGCCGAGGAAGGATCGTCTGAGCAAGAAGCCGTACTGGAATTTACCCAACGCGGCTATGTGCGACGATTTTCTCCTAAAGCCTTCCAGCGACGGCAGGCGAAACAAACAGCATCTCCCACCGGCACCCTGATGGAGCAAGAGGATTTTGTGACATTAGTGGAAATGGCGACAATCGACCAAGAGGTCTTGGTGCTAACACGCAGTGGTAAGGCTTACAGCGTTCGCATCGGCGATATTCCCATTACCGGACGCCAATCGAAAGGTACGCCGTTGGTGAGTTTGTTGCCCTCGACGATGCAGGGCGATCCAGAGACGATTGTCACCCAATTTGTCCTCTACCCCAATGATGTAGAATCGCTTGATTTAGTGATGTTAACGCGGCAGGGGCGGATCAAACGTCTACCCCTGTCAGAATTCACCAACCTCACCGGACGTGGGCTATCTGCCTTGAAGCTAAAAGACGATGATGAGTTAATGTTTGTCACCTTAACGGAAGCAGGCGAGCAACTCCTTTTAGCCACGTCGGGAGGGCGGATACTGCGACTTGAAATTAACGACGAACAAGTGCCAATTCTGGGACGAGCCGCCCAAGGACAGCCAGCGCTGCGGTTGCTGAAGAAAGAGTCTTTGGTAGGCTGTGTGGCAGTGAATATCAATGATACGGTGGTGTTGGTAACAGAGCAGGGCTATGCTAAGCAAGTGCGGGTGAGTTCGATCAAACCAACCCGGCGCGGTGAGATTGGTACTTACCCGATGCAATTTGCCTTGAAAACCGATGCGCTCGTCGGTCTTGCCCCCGGGCTGCCAGGAACAGAAATTGTGGTTCTCACTAATGAAGAGCATTTGGCACGGTTGGCGATCGACGATATGGCTTATCAAGGGCGCGATGGCAGTAACCATCGCTTGTTGAAACTGAGTCGTAAGGAGAAGATTACCGAGCTAAGTGTCATTCTGTTGCCACCGTCTGATGAGGAAACGGATGAGGATGCAGACGATGAGGAAGATGGTGCAGACACGGATTAA
- a CDS encoding response regulator produces MKTVLIVEDDLINARVFSKILTKRGGLEVKHTENVDEVMKIAQAGEADIILMDVSLSHSVYQGKPVDGIKITQMLKADPQTANLPIILVTAHAMEGDRENFLKQSGADDYISKPIVDHQQFVDQIVALLPKD; encoded by the coding sequence ATGAAAACGGTTTTGATTGTAGAAGATGACTTGATCAATGCTCGGGTGTTTTCTAAGATTTTGACTAAACGCGGTGGGTTGGAAGTCAAGCATACCGAGAACGTGGACGAAGTCATGAAAATTGCTCAGGCAGGGGAAGCGGACATCATTTTGATGGATGTTTCGCTCTCTCACAGTGTTTACCAAGGTAAGCCGGTGGATGGAATCAAGATTACCCAAATGCTGAAAGCCGATCCTCAAACCGCCAACCTCCCGATTATTTTGGTGACAGCCCATGCGATGGAAGGCGATCGCGAGAATTTTCTTAAGCAAAGTGGCGCAGATGATTATATCTCCAAGCCGATTGTGGATCACCAGCAATTTGTAGACCAAATTGTGGCACTGCTGCCTAAGGATTGA
- a CDS encoding 4-hydroxy-3-methylbut-2-enyl diphosphate reductase, with translation MDTKAFKRSLNSSANYHRKGFGHDVEVSGQMQSEYQSHLIQKIRENHYRLQQGEVTIRLAEAFGFCWGVERAVAMAYETRQHFPNERIWITNEIIHNPSVNQRLREMQVNFIAVENGQKDFSVVNRGDVVILPAFGASVQEMQLLNDRGCTIVDTTCPWVSKVWNTVEKHKKTNHTSIIHGKYKHEETIATSSFAGTYLIVLNLAEAQYVCDYILNGGNRDEFMSKFSRACSEGFNPDRDLQRVGIANQTTMLKGETEQIGKLFEHTMMKKYGPDQLNEHFLAFNTICDATQERQDAMFQLVNEPLNLMVVIGGYNSSNTTHLQEIAIERGIPSYHIDSADRIGPGNCVEHKPLHQDLTVQENWLPDGPIVVGITSGASTPDRVVERVIEKIFELKASSVGVAFLG, from the coding sequence ATGGACACGAAAGCCTTTAAGCGATCGCTCAATAGCTCTGCCAACTATCACCGTAAGGGATTTGGCCATGATGTGGAAGTGTCTGGGCAGATGCAGTCAGAATATCAGAGCCACCTGATCCAGAAAATTCGCGAAAACCACTATCGGTTGCAGCAGGGTGAAGTAACCATTCGCTTGGCGGAGGCCTTCGGATTTTGCTGGGGTGTTGAGCGGGCGGTAGCCATGGCCTATGAAACGCGGCAGCATTTTCCCAATGAACGCATTTGGATTACCAATGAAATTATCCACAATCCGTCGGTGAATCAACGACTGCGGGAAATGCAGGTGAATTTTATTGCCGTGGAAAATGGTCAGAAAGATTTCTCGGTGGTCAATCGGGGCGATGTCGTGATTTTGCCTGCTTTTGGAGCTAGTGTCCAGGAAATGCAGCTACTTAACGATCGCGGCTGCACCATTGTGGACACCACCTGCCCTTGGGTGTCAAAAGTGTGGAATACCGTAGAGAAACATAAGAAAACCAACCACACCTCAATTATTCACGGTAAGTACAAGCACGAAGAAACAATCGCGACCAGTTCCTTTGCCGGTACGTATCTAATTGTGCTAAATCTGGCAGAGGCCCAGTATGTCTGCGATTACATTTTGAATGGCGGCAATCGGGATGAATTTATGAGCAAATTCAGCCGCGCTTGCTCAGAAGGGTTTAACCCCGATCGTGATTTGCAACGAGTGGGTATTGCCAACCAAACCACGATGCTGAAGGGTGAAACTGAACAGATCGGCAAGCTGTTTGAGCACACCATGATGAAAAAATATGGTCCAGACCAACTGAACGAGCATTTTCTAGCCTTCAACACGATCTGCGATGCGACGCAAGAACGGCAGGATGCTATGTTTCAACTAGTGAATGAACCACTGAATCTCATGGTAGTGATTGGCGGCTATAACTCGTCTAACACAACCCACCTACAAGAAATTGCCATTGAACGCGGTATTCCCTCCTATCACATTGACAGTGCCGATCGCATTGGTCCGGGTAATTGCGTTGAACACAAGCCACTTCACCAAGACTTGACGGTACAAGAGAATTGGTTGCCCGATGGTCCAATTGTAGTGGGCATCACCTCGGGAGCCTCTACCCCCGATCGCGTTGTAGAACGGGTGATTGAGAAAATTTTTGAATTGAAGGCGTCCAGTGTGGGCGTTGCATTCCTCGGATGA